The sequence tatgtacatatgtaatGCACGAGGCATCGCAACGAGCATAATATAATACGCCTATCATCAACGCAATTGTTATCGCAGTAAACAAATAATTGATTCCGAGGCAAAGAGGCAAAACAAACTAGTTGAGATGCCACACCAGAGGCGTAGCCATGGGGATACCCCCTGATCAATAGACTACGAAACTCGGGATCGGTGAAGGATTGTACAACTGCGCCCATGGCGCTCCCTAGAGGGTCGCTCAACCGCAAATCACTTGAGGCCATTATTATAGCGCCACCAGTGGCTGGGGATATGGTTTTCCAAGGGGGAAACCGGAGGCTACAACCCGGCAATAGATAAAGAGGCATGTGAAGTGTTCCGTTGTAGGGCATTCGAGCGATCAATGAACAATGTACGAGTACAGTTGACCTTCTGTCATACACAGAAAACAATATTATCATTATAAATTAGGTACATATTAGAGCACACAAGGTAAATAATGAGTTATAATATATTGTACTGCAAAAAAACTTATGAAAACAGTCTATAGACTATTTAAATATCAAAAGATTTCAGTTggtgtatttatgtatttagaGAGAAAAGGCTTTAAAAAGATAGGGCTATATACAAATAAGTAGTATACCTTTATAAAATATCAACTAATAATGTTTCCAAAAACTATaaaggttatatatttgataTACAAAATATTCTGTTTACATTTTTCAGTACCGCTGCAATCGTTCTCTCCGGATCCCGATGATAGCACCGAGAATTGCGGCGGCGAGAATGGAGCTCCCCTGATGACGCCCTGCAAGAGCTCCATAATTCTGGAAGCCCAGACAAGCTCCACGCTGAAATGCGAGGGCGAGGATCCGATGGTCTGGTGGACCAGCTCTGTTGATCATCTGCAGGGAATCGCGGGGGATCGGTTTGATAATACAGAGGATCCGGCACGACCATATGGCACCAGCCTAACACTCTACGAGGTGACGGCCGACGACGTGGGTGCCTATTATTGCGTCAAGGATTCGGAATACAACAAGATCTCGGAGAAGTCGGATGAGGCGATGGTCGAGCTGGTGAACCAGGGTCTGGCCAGCTCCATCTACGTGTACGTGAACGACCCAGTTAGCAAATTGGCGCCCGCCATCAGCTCCATAAATGCCCTGCAATATACCGACGTGGTGATACCCTGCAGACCAGCTATGCCCGATACAGAAGTGTGGCTGGAGACCAACAATGGAGAGGTAAGTGGACGGGATCTTATAGTTttgaaaccaaaaaaaaacaacatttaTCCACCGCAGAAGAATTTTAGGAGGAAGtatttcattattattatatgtTAAGAAATTTTTGGACAATATTTctttatgtttttttgttacaaatatGAATGCAATTAATAACATTGTATTTTACCTTTCACTCGATTGGATGGATCTATCCTTTAAATCCCCTTTGGATCAGCGCATTGTATAAGTCGAATTACTTTATTTATGATTTCTTCGtcgatttaaaaaaaatgtttttgataatcctcaaattttaaaacttaGTCCGGAGTATAATAGAatgtatgtatttaaaaaGCAATATTATTGATTGATGACAAACGTTATAATATAGACTGTAAGATTATTATATAATGGATATAGATTATAACAGTTTGGTCTTACTGGCATAACCTCTCAACTGATGAATTTCTTTTCCCGGCGCGCAGAACGCACGATGGCTAATCCGATCGAATGGTCAGATTCAGGGGAGTCCGAAGTTCTTCAAGAGTGTGAGGTACCACCCCAGGTGGGGCTTCACCTTCCATGTCACAAGCCGTATGGACGGTTACGTGTATTGCAATTCGACGAACAATTTTAGACTCATTGACGTTTTCTACACAGAGAGTATGTCACAGTTTGTTTTTGCATATCAATTTGTAGTTACGCCCTTATGATCCATAAATGTATATACTATACTGTACAGAAAGCCTAAATGTAAGACATATCATTATAGATATTATACCTACCATTATAGCGTAGCATTAACAAACCAGTTCCAAGTCCTTAACTGTATTGATAGGCCGCTTCTTAGGTTTCCATTTTATTACCCCAATTCTGACCCATTTGCCTCTGCGCAGACATATTCCAGCACATCTGTGGGTCGATACGATCCGAAAAGGGGATTCACCATCGAAATCCGCAGCATCACGGATGGCGGCGAGTACTACTGTCGACCCAGTCCGCCCTTCCCGCACAACGAAGAGGAGTATACCAGCGTAGAAGTGCACTTTATTGGTAACGGTCACATTGATAGTGAGTTTTTGCACCCCAAAGTTTGTGATTTCCGTCTATACATGTCGTAAATATTGCTTTATCTTTTTGGAATCGATCATTTGAAGCGGTTAaggttttggttttttgagGCCCAGGTTCTAATCTCTTCGAAATTCATGGCTTTAACACACTCTATAGCCAATAGACAAAATTTGAATGCACTCAAGTTGTTTACGCACTCAATAAAATGAAGTAGGATATTTAATTTGGCTTTAAAAATAAGACTTCAAAACTACTGGTGTTgaatggtttttaaaaattaactatctgtaattaaaaaaaatatatatacatttctCTGATCACCATTATAATGAAAGTTTTATAATGTCACTGCTTGCAAGTTATATACATGTGCTAACCTATGGTATTTCTCACTTTCTCCATGTTCCACCCACTATTCCTTGCTCTTAAATTTACAAATATTGATTGACTACCCGAACCCACTGTCACGTTAATCTGCTAACTCCTCCAGAAACCGGATTGGAAAGTCCCAATACCAGCCCTCCGACATCGGGGGCCTTGACTAACATTGGCGATGGCGATGTTACTAACCAATCGACGAGTAAAATGGCACTTATCAGTGTTGATGGTGATGGTGCTCTTTCCTGGGATCGAGTTAGGCGTAGTCCAGCCCGTCTGGCACCGATGAATGCGTCTCCCTCACCCAGACCAGGGCGTAAGTGTTACTGTCCTGGCTATTGATGATCTATTGTTGATCTGTTGCTAATCTGTTGTTGATCTGTTGTTGATCTATTGTTGATGTGTTGTTGATCTGTTGTTGATTCATTGTTGATCTGTTCTTCTGTTCCCTTGTGTTGTCCTGGCTGTGATCAAGTTTTGCATCCCTTACCTTATGGCtttgtttttgcttttaattttgttatggACTGATTTAACTGCTGTAGCTAGCTTATTTGTTACTAATCCCGGCCAACACCTACCACCTAAGTACTGTAAAAACATTAACCCATTTGTGTCCACGTCTATGTCTCACTCTAACCCCTCCCATCTGCATGAAGCTGTATCATTGCTGGCCAGTCCCAGTCCTTTGCGAAGGGTATCTAATAACGCTAAACTCTCTACCAACGCCACAGAAAGCGGCAAGCCCCTGCCAAAGCCCGTGATCAAGTCCTCCGTGGATCATCACGTTATCACGAACACCAACTTCACCCTCGTGTGCGAGCAGTCGGCCTTGATTGAGTCATTGTACCATATTGCCTGGGAAATACCGTCTCGCGATGAGGTCAGTAGAACTaaatatgaaattgaaatACTAGGCAACTCAACCCATCTTTGTGCTCTCCCACAGAATCGCATCAATATCACCACAGCAGAAACCGATCCCAAGACTAGGAACAGCACCCACCAGTTGGGCAGAAGCATTTTGACGGTATTGAACGCCAAACGCACAGATTCCGGCTTGTACACGTGCATAACCACCGATAAATcccaaaatacaaaatactTTGTCAGATATATGATTAAAGTTTTAGGTGGGTTTAACAACATACAAaatagtattttttaaaaacgcAGAATGAgtaaatttttgtatattaTGGGTAATACCATATTATTCCTATACCCACAGGACCAAACGAAAGCTACCTGAAGGTGTACGAGCCTTCGAAGCACTACAACGTGCAGGAAATGGCCAACCGCACGATCCAGATGAGGGCCAACTTCGAGGGCTACCCGACGCCCAGCTTCACCTGGCTCAAGCCGGACGGAACCGAGGTCCGACAGTCGGAGCACAACTTCAAGATCTTCTCCGAGGAGCTGGGCACAATGCTCCAGGTGCTAAATGCCCAGCTGGAGGACAGCGGGACCTACGTCCTGCGGGGCACCAATACCTTTGAGACCGTGCAGCTGGAGTACAACGTGAGCGTGAGCGACGGTCCGGTCCTGAGCATGGGGGACGTCTACGTCCAGGTGGGATCGGTGGCGCGACTGGAGTGCACCGTCCGCTCCCATCCGCCGGCGATAGTCACCTTCTTGTTCCGTCCCTGCAGCCTGGAGCCCCGATGGCCGACGTGTTCCGTGCTCGAACATAACTTTAGTGTAAGTACCTCGATTGGCTTTTAACTAAGTCCACACTCTTTATTTCGGTATAAGGATTTACCTCAATTTACTTTTTACTATGTGTATACTTTGTATTTCGGTGTAAGGTTTTACCCCtatttgcttttaattttgtgtcATATTCTTTACATAGTGTTGTTGCACACTTTTATACGCATTCTaagctttaaatattttgttgcatacttttatacACCTTTTACATACCTAAATTGACATTTAAAAGTAATTTGAAAACCCTAGAGACTTGTGTGGCCTCCAGGAATAtgaaaaaacattttccaatcattttatatttaagtttactttatttgtatttgtCCCTAATCATCTTTCAATTGCTTTTTCTGTGCCGTCCCATGGTTTGGTGTTGTCATACTGCAGACATCAGATGCGCAGGAGAAATATAAGGTACTATAATTGCTTATAGCCCACAACCTAAACCTTTCGATCCGAATTTACAATCAATCTTTGCCACCACCCACAGTTCCTGACGAAGGCGAGACCCGGTAAACTGAGTGTGGAAAGCATATACGAGGTGTCCTTTCTGCCCACGGATCCGGGAATACTCACCTGCGTGGCCGAGAACAAGGTGAATGGAAAGGAGCGAAGAGCCTTGACCAAGGCCCATGTATTGCTTGGTAATATTTCCGAGAACATGACCATCCATGGCTTTGATAAAAGTCACAAGATCGCCAAAGAGGAATATGTGAACTTTACCTGCGAGGCGCTGGCCTATCACTTCGATGGCAATCTTCAATGGCTCCTCGATGGCGAGGATTTGAAGGAGACCGAACGTAAGACTTTTCTAAGttcataatttatttaatgtaATACATTAAATTTGTAACACTTTCGCCCTCAGTGGTTCGAACTGAAACCAGTCGTACCAACTACTCCTATAGGAGCACCATTCACATAAGTTCGATATCTGACAAGGATCAAGGGACCTACGAGTGCCGGGCCTATCACAATTCGAATCACTCCATATACACCGGTCGCGAGATATTCTTGAACGTCTATGATCCCTTTGCTCCTCAGTGGGTGGACACTAGCCTGAAGGACCATTCGAAAATAAAGCGTAAATTGGGCCAGGGCGTGGAGCTGGATTGCGCCTCCGATGCGATTCCCTTGGCCAAGGTGCGGTGGTACAAGGACGACAAGGAGCTGACCGAAACGAAGTTCAGAAACATGACAGTAAACGATTCCAAGCTGGTGATCATGTTCCTCTATCCCGGCGACGAAGGCGTCTACAAATGCCAGGTGGAGAACCGGTTGGACAGGATCGAGAGGTCCTTCACGGTGGTTATTACGGGTGAGTGTGACTTTATTATTGGTATTTCAACATTCAGATGTGGTTATTTAGgggaaataaacattttataagGATTCATTTCATATATTAGCACCTTTACATTATAAGGCATCATATTAATGATAACCTCCCCGAATCTAGATAGGTCTTCATAAGTTCTCCTTTATGATATTTTTAGATCTTCCCGGCATCAGCATGGCCTGGGTGTGGTTCGGCGTGACACTTTTTCTCATCCTGATCAGCCTGTGCGTCTTCCTGGCCATTCGCTATCAGAAGGAGCACAAACGGCATCTCCAACTGAAGGAAGCTGGCTTGGCCAACTTCGAGAAGGGTGCCGTGGGTCACATTAATCCCGACATGACCATGGACGAGCAGGCGGAATTCTTGCCGTACAATCGTAAATTCGAGTTCCCGCGGGAGAACCTAACGCTGGGCAAGCAACTGGGAGCCGGAGCCTTTGGCGTGGTGCTCAAGGGAGAAGCCATAGGAATCCTCAAGGAGGAGCCCACCACCACGGTGGCGGTCAAGATGGTCAAGCGAACGGCCGACAACGAGGTGGTCAGGGCACTGGTCTCCGAGCTCAAGATAATGGTCCATATGGGCCAGCACTTAAATGTGGTCAATCTCCTGGGAGCCGTCACTAAAAACATTGCAAAACGTAAGTTCTGAGAAATTCAAATATTCATATATCATGATATCAAGATCACTATGGTAATAACTTATAAtgtatataataatatcaaaataCCTGTATTTCTTAAAGGCGAACTCATGGTCATTGTTGAGTACTGTCGCTTTGGCAATATTCAGAACTTCCTTCTGAGGAACAGGAAGTGCTTTATTAATCAAATTAATCCGGATACCGATCACATAGATCCCTCCATCATGACCCAGCGCATTTCCGACAACTTTGACCTGCACCGGTAAGTTTTTACGGTCCAGTAAACTAGTTTATTAACCCCTAAGATAAACGTCAAAGTAAACTAACCCTAACTTTAGATAGCCGTTGTCTTGACTAACTCTTATATTGTTTTGATTCTTGGTTTTGGTACTCTTGTGATAAAACTTAACTACCGACTAACTATCAAACAAACACGATCCTCTATGTGATAAACTCTTGCTAAACTCcaaacacactcacacacacaccaaaCACTGAATGTTGTTGCACCTGTGCTTGTGATCCCGCTCCTGGTTGTGGTCTCCTCCTCTGTGCTCCCCGCTCTATGTGCCTCCCCCTGGGTCCTTGTGGTGGTCACTAAACTCCAACTAACAGCGATGCGAATGGTGGTGGTGGCTTGAAATACGCCAATATCGGTTTTCCGATCCACTCGTACGTCAATGAACCGCACAACAATAACACGCAACCGCCAACTCATCGCAGGAACTCGGACAATGATCCCCGATCGGGCACCCGAGCCGGACGTCCCGGATCCGGAAACGCCACCTACAGCTACGACAGACAGATGGACACATGTGCCACCGTGATGACCACAGTGCCGGAAGGTAGGTGTCTTATTTCTAGAAGATATCGGAGAAAGCTATGATCGTGATCTCTTAAGAcccaatttaaaattttaaataacatGTATGGTCATTGGTCTCATAAGAAACCCCTTCCATTTCATCCATTTATACCAGTGGTCATCAGCAGAACCACGATTCGCTGCATCTGCTGTCAATGACCACTAACCACTGAATTAATCAAAGTACACAGTAATCACAGTACTTTACAGAGATTTTATTTATCTTAAATACCTTAAAAGAGGGGTCTAAAAAACAGAGAAGTATCTCTTGCAGCCTAAACGTCTTgagataaaaatgtaaaaaaaaagaaactcGGAAATAATTCGAAGACGACCTCAAAGTGCTTAAAAATTCGATTTGTTTCTTTTCCATTTCATTTTTCCATTTCTCGGTTATAAATGTTATCAAAGTGGTTTCAAAATTTGATCTATATAATCTTTAGCTCATCGTTGTTAAGCAACTGAACTAATCTTAGTAAAATTCAACAGATGATCAAATAATGTCCAATAACTCCGTACAACCCGCCTGGCGTTCCAACTACAAGACAGACTCCAACGAGGCGATGACAGTGACCACAGTGGATCTGATCAGTTGGGCTTTCCAGGTGGCCCGCGGCATGGATTACCTGTCCTCCAAGAAAGTGTTGCATGGGGATCTGGCTGCCAGAAATATTCTGCTCTGTGAGAATAATATCGTAAAGATTTGCGACTTTGGTCTGGCTCGATCCATGTATCGAACAGATAACTACAAAAAGTCAggtatataaaataataagtaAAAGGTATATATTcagatttatttaatatattttcctCCTTATATTAGAGAGTGGCAAACTGCCCATCAAGTGGTTGGCGCTAGAGTCCCTGAGCGATCATGTATTCAGCACCTACAGCGACGTTTGGTCCTACGGAATTGTCCTGTGGGAGATGTTCTCGCTGGCCAAGGTTCCATATCCGGGCATAGATCCCAACCAGGAGTTGTTCAATAAGCTGAACGATGGCTACCGCATGGAGAAGCCACCATATGCCAATCAAGAGCTCTACGAGATTATGCTAGAGTGCTGGCGGAAGAAGTGAGTGTTGCTTtttgattatattacattataTTATATGATTTCATATTATTTCAGTCCTGAGAGCAGACCCTTGTTCCCTGAGCTGGAACAGCGTTTTGGCAATATGCTGGGTGAAGATGTGGCCAATGTAAGATCCCCTCTTTATAGAACGAGTAAACCAAATGTTATATGTGAACATTTACCTTACAGCACTACCTGGACCTGAACAACCCGTACATGCAGAGCAACATGGAGTACATGAAGACCCAGACTACGGACTACCTGGGCCTGATGGGATCCCCTGACGAGCTGGCGCCCTCCGCTCCGCGCTACGTAAATGGACGCGTAGTACCCAAGATCCGTGAGTATTTCTTTTCAGCCATGACCATGGATCAGGTTACTAACTCTGCACAATCACAACCATCCAAACATGCAATTGCACCCATTCGCGCTGGCACACTAACTTCACAGACATCTGTGAGTCGCCGGATGACTACACTCCGATGTATCCGCCGAATACCGAACCCGATGCCAGCACCGCCATATTCTCACCCACGCGTCTTGAAAACGATGCCTCCGACTTTCCGGACTTCTCAAGTGAAACCACTTTCCAATTCCCAGGAGAGCGGCACTCGCCCACTTTGAGTAACAATCTGAACAGCGGATCGAGTAAGCCGCTCCGCAAGAAGAACGGCCTGCCGACGGTGGATGCGGCGGATCAGGCGCCGGAGGAGATACCCATGCTGCATCGCCGCTCCACGGGATCGGAGGAGAGTCCGGATCAGGGCAGGCGCTTCAATCAGGCCCTCAAGCAGCAGTACGTCACTCCAACGCCTTCGCCACGCCATCATGTGGAGACGAAACTCAATGGGGAGTCCTCCGAAAGCTATGTGAATGTGAAGCCGCCCAGGAAGAATATACCCGGCAAAACCTCAACCGGTGGTGGAGGTGCTCCTGCTGGGGGTGGCGGTGCCCCCACGGATGCCTTCTCGAATCCCAGCTACCAGCCACTCTCCACCGTCAACGAGAAGGAGCAGCGAAGGTACTAGGATGTCCCGGAGCCATTAGCCTAAGATTAAGACCTCTTCACAGCTCAGTTGGAGTTTTAAATGGCATTTAAATTAGTCAAATCTAAACGAAATCAACTGATACATTATTGGCCTTAGGAAACCAGGTTCCTGAAAACATAATATAGCACGATATAATCTTTGAAATTTCAACTCAACTGCTTAGGGGCCTTTAAGATAACAATTCTACCAAGTGGCATTGTTATGATTCTGATATAGACTTAAGACCACCCACACTCACTCCATGTTATATACTATTAATGCCATTTCATGTTTTAATTTAGTCTAGACCTAAGCCTAAACTTATCTCTGTAACTGAATGTCTTGTATTTTGTGTGTGCATGTACTTTCGACTACTCAAATACAATGGGTATAACAACTATATCATCTAGTGCTTTGTTATCTAGAGTGGTCAGCTTATTCTTTAATTTAATCATCTATTCTAAGGCGCCGACGTTTTTCCTCAAGCTCTAGTTCCATGAGCTCGTTCTTCAGATTAATTGACCTCAGCTCCAGGCGATGTTTCTCCGCAGATCTTATGTTTTCGTTGTAGTAGAATCTTTGTTGAAGTCGTATCAACGCAATTTGCTCATCGTCCAATAATCTCTTCTTGCTTCGTTTACTTATAATAAATCTTCTTGGTAGTTTTTTCTTCACGAACTGGTGTTCGGGTTCTGTTGGAGTGTCCTCGGGAGTTTCCTgaaacttttcctgaaacagGGTTAGGCAAAGGTTTATATCTACTAAAACTCTACAGCAAACCTCATTATTTGTTTCCGTTTTAAAAGTTGGGCTTTCAATACTGTCGGCTGAGAATAAAAATTCATTATAATCTATTTTTTAGACCAGTTATATCTTTACCTTGATCATTATGCAGTGAGTTTTCTGGATCGGAATCCTCATAAACCACAGAAACACAACTGCTGACTGGATCGAACTCTTCTGAATGGGGATACCGTGGAATCATGGAGCCCGCTGTTTTAAGCTTGCTATTCATGTTCTTGTACTTATCCTTGAGGGTTCTCCATGTGCGATTCGAGCCAGTTTGGCTGGAGAACTGGTGGGCCAACTTCTCCCAGGTTTCCTTTTTCAACTGGCAAGTGGCCGAATCGGAGTTCTTGTTGTCTATGATATGCCTATAAGGTTCCAGCAGCTCTAGGAGTTTAATCTCTTCGGAAGGGGCAAAGTTTTTTCCCCTGTTTCGCGTTTGCTTTTGCAATGCACTGAGCTTAAACATTTTGATTTAAATCAGGATTAAATAAATCAGGATTGACACTTCGAAATTGAAAAGCAAACTAACCAGATTGTAGGGTTGCCTAGCGTTAAGTTCAAGTTTGAAGTTCCAAAAGTTcggaaataaaagtaattaaaaatcaaacaCAAACCATTGAATTGATTTAACGTTATGTACCggtttttaaactttttaaattcGATTAATGGAGTTTCCGATAAATATTTTCCCACCGCGAGCTATCGATTATTCGATTGGCCGCCTGTTGCCACCGATAGGAAACAAGCGATATGCTGGTCCAATTGGCACAGTATGACcgtatttacaaaaacaaaaataatgtttttgtttttctagTGTTGATAAACTTGTTCCAGTTTTCTGTAATttgtaataattattataattatattgcAATTGTTATTAACTCGGCCGCAAAATGATGGTGAGTACAAAGGGGAGCCGGACAAAACCGCATTAAATTGCtggaaatatttaaacaataaaTTGCCTGTTTTCGTGGCATCTGAGATGACGCCCCGCCCGCACACAAAGAAAGTCTTATCATAAAATGGGCGTAACTAGAGTGCACTGCGGTTAATGGTTCTTTTGCCCCCCTAGGACGGCACGGATGACTCAAACCTGCTGAGCAGTCCCTCCGCCAACAACGGCGCCACAATGGAAATCGTCTCGCCCACAAATCCGCTGGCCACTCCGCCAGCAACAGGCGGAGCACCTGCACCCAGTGGGGCCACCAATGGCAGCGGATCGGCCACATCGCCGGACAGCTCCTCCTCTGCCCCGGCCACGCCCGCCGTTCTCGGCGAGAACGCCCTCCACGTGGAGATCTCCGATGCGCTGAGCGAAAAGGAGAAGGTCAAGTTCACAGTGCACACCCGCACCACGCTGCCGGGATTCGCGAAAAAGGATAATAATGTAGTGCGTCAGCACGAGGAGTTCGTCTGGCTGCACGATCGCATCGAGGAGAACGACGACTACGCCGGCTACATTGTAAGTTACCGGGTTAAGTTATTAACACGTTTCTAATTTATGAAAATCCCACCCAGATTCCGCCCTGTCCACCGCGTCCAGACTTCGATGCCTCCCGTGAAAAGCTGCAGCGCCTTGGCGAAGGCGAGGGTAACATGACCAAAGAGGAGTTCAAGAAGATGAAGTCAGAACTGGAGGCGTAAGGGATAATTGCTCCAAATATGGATTTTATATACTTAttctgtttttatttatttgcaagCGAGTATCTGGCCACCTTCAAGAAGACGGTGGCCATGCACGAGGTGTTCCTGCGCCGCCTGGCCAGCCATCCTGTCTTTCGCGTCGACCAGCACTTGAAGGTGTTCCTCGAGTACGACCA is a genomic window of Drosophila suzukii chromosome 2L, CBGP_Dsuzu_IsoJpt1.0, whole genome shotgun sequence containing:
- the Pvr gene encoding vascular endothelial growth factor receptor 1 isoform X4; amino-acid sequence: MAILIRRTLLPLLLIAWIPWSDALPLQSFSPDPDDSTENCGGENGAPLMTPCKSSIILEAQTSSTLKCEGEDPMVWWTSSVDHLQGIAGDRFDNTEDPARPYGTSLTLYEVTADDVGAYYCVKDSEYNKISEKSDEAMVELVNQGLASSIYVYVNDPVSKLAPAISSINALQYTDVVIPCRPAMPDTEVWLETNNGETYSSTSVGRYDPKRGFTIEIRSITDGGEYYCRPSPPFPHNEEEYTSVEVHFIETGLESPNTSPPTSGALTNIGDGDVTNQSTSKMALISVDGDGALSWDRVRRSPARLAPMNASPSPRPGQSGKPLPKPVIKSSVDHHVITNTNFTLVCEQSALIESLYHIAWEIPSRDENRINITTAETDPKTRNSTHQLGRSILTVLNAKRTDSGLYTCITTDKSQNTKYFVRYMIKVLGPNESYLKVYEPSKHYNVQEMANRTIQMRANFEGYPTPSFTWLKPDGTEVRQSEHNFKIFSEELGTMLQVLNAQLEDSGTYVLRGTNTFETVQLEYNVSVSDGPVLSMGDVYVQVGSVARLECTVRSHPPAIVTFLFRPCSLEPRWPTCSVLEHNFSFLTKARPGKLSVESIYEVSFLPTDPGILTCVAENKVNGKERRALTKAHVLLGNISENMTIHGFDKSHKIAKEEYVNFTCEALAYHFDGNLQWLLDGEDLKETELVRTETSRTNYSYRSTIHISSISDKDQGTYECRAYHNSNHSIYTGREIFLNVYDPFAPQWVDTSLKDHSKIKRKLGQGVELDCASDAIPLAKVRWYKDDKELTETKFRNMTVNDSKLVIMFLYPGDEGVYKCQVENRLDRIERSFTVVITDLPGISMAWVWFGVTLFLILISLCVFLAIRYQKEHKRHLQLKEAGLANFEKGAVGHINPDMTMDEQAEFLPYNRKFEFPRENLTLGKQLGAGAFGVVLKGEAIGILKEEPTTTVAVKMVKRTADNEVVRALVSELKIMVHMGQHLNVVNLLGAVTKNIAKRELMVIVEYCRFGNIQNFLLRNRKCFINQINPDTDHIDPSIMTQRISDNFDLHRDANGGGGLKYANIGFPIHSYVNEPHNNNTQPPTHRRNSDNDPRSGTRAGRPGSGNATYSYDRQMDTCATVMTTVPEDDQIMSNNSVQPAWRSNYKTDSNEAMTVTTVDLISWAFQVARGMDYLSSKKVLHGDLAARNILLCENNIVKICDFGLARSMYRTDNYKKSESGKLPIKWLALESLSDHVFSTYSDVWSYGIVLWEMFSLAKVPYPGIDPNQELFNKLNDGYRMEKPPYANQELYEIMLECWRKNPESRPLFPELEQRFGNMLGEDVANHYLDLNNPYMQSNMEYMKTQTTDYLGLMGSPDELAPSAPRYVNGRVVPKIHICESPDDYTPMYPPNTEPDASTAIFSPTRLENDASDFPDFSSETTFQFPGERHSPTLSNNLNSGSSKPLRKKNGLPTVDAADQAPEEIPMLHRRSTGSEESPDQGRRFNQALKQQYVTPTPSPRHHVETKLNGESSESYVNVKPPRKNIPGKTSTGGGGAPAGGGGAPTDAFSNPSYQPLSTVNEKEQRRY
- the Pvr gene encoding vascular endothelial growth factor receptor 1 isoform X10, with protein sequence MAILIRRTLLPLLLIAWIPWSDALPLQSFSPDPDDSTENCGGENGAPLMTPCKSSIILEAQTSSTLKCEGEDPMVWWTSSVDHLQGIAGDRFDNTEDPARPYGTSLTLYEVTADDVGAYYCVKDSEYNKISEKSDEAMVELVNQGLASSIYVYVNDPVSKLAPAISSINALQYTDVVIPCRPAMPDTEVWLETNNGETYSSTSVGRYDPKRGFTIEIRSITDGGEYYCRPSPPFPHNEEEYTSVEVHFIESGKPLPKPVIKSSVDHHVITNTNFTLVCEQSALIESLYHIAWEIPSRDENRINITTAETDPKTRNSTHQLGRSILTVLNAKRTDSGLYTCITTDKSQNTKYFVRYMIKVLGPNESYLKVYEPSKHYNVQEMANRTIQMRANFEGYPTPSFTWLKPDGTEVRQSEHNFKIFSEELGTMLQVLNAQLEDSGTYVLRGTNTFETVQLEYNVSVSDGPVLSMGDVYVQVGSVARLECTVRSHPPAIVTFLFRPCSLEPRWPTCSVLEHNFSTSDAQEKYKFLTKARPGKLSVESIYEVSFLPTDPGILTCVAENKVNGKERRALTKAHVLLGNISENMTIHGFDKSHKIAKEEYVNFTCEALAYHFDGNLQWLLDGEDLKETELVRTETSRTNYSYRSTIHISSISDKDQGTYECRAYHNSNHSIYTGREIFLNVYDPFAPQWVDTSLKDHSKIKRKLGQGVELDCASDAIPLAKVRWYKDDKELTETKFRNMTVNDSKLVIMFLYPGDEGVYKCQVENRLDRIERSFTVVITDLPGISMAWVWFGVTLFLILISLCVFLAIRYQKEHKRHLQLKEAGLANFEKGAVGHINPDMTMDEQAEFLPYNRKFEFPRENLTLGKQLGAGAFGVVLKGEAIGILKEEPTTTVAVKMVKRTADNEVVRALVSELKIMVHMGQHLNVVNLLGAVTKNIAKRELMVIVEYCRFGNIQNFLLRNRKCFINQINPDTDHIDPSIMTQRISDNFDLHRDANGGGGLKYANIGFPIHSYVNEPHNNNTQPPTHRRNSDNDPRSGTRAGRPGSGNATYSYDRQMDTCATVMTTVPEDDQIMSNNSVQPAWRSNYKTDSNEAMTVTTVDLISWAFQVARGMDYLSSKKVLHGDLAARNILLCENNIVKICDFGLARSMYRTDNYKKSESGKLPIKWLALESLSDHVFSTYSDVWSYGIVLWEMFSLAKVPYPGIDPNQELFNKLNDGYRMEKPPYANQELYEIMLECWRKNPESRPLFPELEQRFGNMLGEDVANHYLDLNNPYMQSNMEYMKTQTTDYLGLMGSPDELAPSAPRYVNGRVVPKIHICESPDDYTPMYPPNTEPDASTAIFSPTRLENDASDFPDFSSETTFQFPGERHSPTLSNNLNSGSSKPLRKKNGLPTVDAADQAPEEIPMLHRRSTGSEESPDQGRRFNQALKQQYVTPTPSPRHHVETKLNGESSESYVNVKPPRKNIPGKTSTGGGGAPAGGGGAPTDAFSNPSYQPLSTVNEKEQRRY